Below is a window of Planococcus rifietoensis DNA.
CGGCGGTTCGGGAACATCTCCAATTGATCGGTGATGCGGGCGCCTGCAGAGTCGACCAAATAAAGCATCGGCACTTGCATCTTTTCAGCCGTTTCCTGGATGCGGATGATTTTTTCTACAGTCCGTGATCCCCACGACCCGGCTTTAACGGTCGAATCGTTCGCCATGACGCAAACGGTTTCGCCGTTCACTTTGCCGATCGCCGTGACGACGCCATCTGCCGGAAGATCGCCCGCTTCCACATTCGCGAAACGGCCGTCTTCAATATAGTCACCGTCATCAAAAAGTAAATTCAAGCGGTCTCTGACAAATAGTTTATTGCTTTCTTTCAATTTCTCATGGTATTTCTCTTGCCCGCCCGCGAAAATCTTGGAAAGCTTTTCTTCGAGCCGTGTATTATATCCCGTTGTTTCAGTCGTTTTCGTCATTTCTTCCACCCCTTTGGATTCAAATGCCTTATTCGCCGAGCGTCACCAATGTGTCCCCTTCGTTGACAAAGCTGCCAACTTCCACATCGACTTTTTCGACTTTCCCGCCGAATTCCGCTTCTACCGGAATTTCCATTTTCATCGATTCAAGAGTCATGACGGTTTGTCCCGCTGATACGGATTCCCCTTCGGATACTGCAATGTTCAAGACCGTTCCGGCCATAGATGCTGTTAATTGTTTCATACTGTTTTTTCCTCCTTTTGTTGTGTAAGCCACTGAGCCAATACGGCGGTCGCGTAATTTCCTTCTATAAATGGTTTGGATTCAATAAATCGGTCGAAGAGCGGCAAATTGGTCTTCACGCCTTCAATCGCCGTTTCGTCAAAGAACTTCCTGGATTTCTCCAAGACCTCTTCTCTCGAAGCTCCTGTCAAAATGACCTTGGCGATCATAGGATCATAGAAAGGCGTCACTTTATTGCCTCCTTCATATCCGGTCTCGATGCGTGCGCCAGTGCCCCATTCCAAGACGGATAAAGTTCCGGGCGACGGGAAGAATGTTTTCGGGTCTTCCGCATAGATGCGGTACTCAATCGAATGGCCGGTTGTATGGATCGTATCTTGCCCGGGCAAAGTTTCGCCCCTAGCCACATTGATTTGCCATTCGACGAGGTCGACGCCTGTCACTTCTTCAGTAATTGGATGTTCCACTTGCAATCGGGTATTCATTTCCAGAAAATAGAAGTCATTATTCTCATCGACAATGAATTCGACCGTTCCTGCATTGGTGTAACCCACCGCGCGAGCCGCTTTAACGGCTGCATCGCATAGCTTGGTTCTGGCAGATTCCGGCAAGTCCGGAGAAGGCGATTCTTCGATGACTTTTTGGTTGCGGCGCTGTACAGAGCAGTTGCGCTCGTACAAGTGGACAATATTGCCCGACTCATCGCCGAAAATCTGCACTTCGATATGGCGTGCATTGGCAATGAATTTCTCCAAATAAACGATATCGTTCCCAAAGTAGGCTTTGGCACGGTTTTTGACTGAATCAAACTGCTGAGTGAGCGCTTGCTCATTTTCACACAGCACCATGCCGATGCCGCCGCCTCCTGCACTCGCCTTAAGCATCAGCGGATAACCGATCGCTTTCGCTTCCAAGACAGCCGCATCAATGTCTGACACCCCTTCAGCTGTCCCTGGCACGACTGGCACCCCGGCTTGTTTCATCGTGTGCCGAGAGCCGAGCTTATCGCCCATCGTATCAATGACTTCAGGTTTTGGGCCGATAAAGATTAGCCCTGCTTCTGTGACTTTGCGCGCGAAATCCGCATTTTCCGACAGCAGGCCATAGCCTGGATGGATCGCTTCAACATTGCGCTTTAATGCTTCTTCAATGATTTTATCTGCTTGTAGATAGGATTGCGCGACCGGATTCGGGCCGATCGCTGCCGTTTCTGTCGCTTCACTCACATATGGCAGTTCCCCATCCGCCTCGGAGTAGATTGCGACTGTTTCGATGCCGAGGCGGTCGCACGTGCGGATAATGCGCCGTGCAATTTCGCCCCGGTTGGCAATCAGGATTTT
It encodes the following:
- a CDS encoding acetyl-CoA carboxylase biotin carboxyl carrier protein subunit — protein: MKQLTASMAGTVLNIAVSEGESVSAGQTVMTLESMKMEIPVEAEFGGKVEKVDVEVGSFVNEGDTLVTLGE
- a CDS encoding acetyl-CoA carboxylase biotin carboxylase subunit; the encoded protein is MKKILIANRGEIARRIIRTCDRLGIETVAIYSEADGELPYVSEATETAAIGPNPVAQSYLQADKIIEEALKRNVEAIHPGYGLLSENADFARKVTEAGLIFIGPKPEVIDTMGDKLGSRHTMKQAGVPVVPGTAEGVSDIDAAVLEAKAIGYPLMLKASAGGGGIGMVLCENEQALTQQFDSVKNRAKAYFGNDIVYLEKFIANARHIEVQIFGDESGNIVHLYERNCSVQRRNQKVIEESPSPDLPESARTKLCDAAVKAARAVGYTNAGTVEFIVDENNDFYFLEMNTRLQVEHPITEEVTGVDLVEWQINVARGETLPGQDTIHTTGHSIEYRIYAEDPKTFFPSPGTLSVLEWGTGARIETGYEGGNKVTPFYDPMIAKVILTGASREEVLEKSRKFFDETAIEGVKTNLPLFDRFIESKPFIEGNYATAVLAQWLTQQKEEKTV